Below is a window of Chionomys nivalis chromosome 19, mChiNiv1.1, whole genome shotgun sequence DNA.
CCTGGGCCTGGTCTTCACATACTTGAGTCTCTCTTTAAGCGTCCCCGggtttctgcttttatttaagAGTGAAGCAGCGAGCCACTGCTGTGTGTTTGGGTGGGTGTGGCGGAGGCCGCACGTCCACAGGGTGGCACGTTAGAATTGGGGGCTCTGGAGAGTCCCCGATGCTGATCTGAAAAGCACTAGGTTTCCTGGGGAAGAATACCTCCAGGCTCCACCCAGCACCTGGGGGTGCAGTTGGAAGACCGAGGCACATGGACAACCATTTGCcattcatgtcttcttttattgttttttgttttttttttttttttttttttttttttttttttttttttttttttttttttttgagacagggcttctggctgtcctagaactcacctggtagatcagtctggcctcaaactcacagagatccacctgtcttccaactgctgggattgaagatgtgcaccgTCACTGTCCAGCACCATATGGGTCTTGATGGAGCTCTGAGTTCACATCTCTAAAAAGTCctgctgattgatgtgggagagacAATTACATGGCCTCTGAGGGTTGTTGGGAACTTTGAACTCTTGGAGATTTATGTGTGaactttcttttctcatctttattattattcttaatcatttatttaattttattttatgtgcattggtgtgaaggtgtcagatcatctagaaccagagttacagacagttgtgagctgccatgtgggtgctgggaattgaagtcaggacctctgaaagcagtcagtgctcttaacctctgagctatctctccagccgcccccctttttaaaatcatttatttaactttattttatgtgcatgggtgtgaagGTGTTAGATCACCTGGAAccagagtgacagacagttgtgagctgccatgcttttctcatctttaaaaaattttctgtgtatgggtgtttttgcctgcatgtatgtctgtgcaccatatgcatgacAGGTGTTtacaaaggccaaaagagggcgtcaGGTCCCCAGAAGTGGAATTACAGGGGGTTCTAAGcttccatatgggtgctgggaattgaatctggtcctctgtaagaccatcaagtgctcttgacctctgggccatctctttagcccctgtGTGTGAACTTTCAGAAAAGTTCGCCAGCTTCCCTggtctggggtggggaggggaggggagggggagggcgtTCCTAGTCTCACCATCCCTGGCTCTAGCACTCTTGAGACTCCAGTGTCCGTAGGCTGTGGCTTCAGACTCCATCCAGCAGAGAGCACCTGCCCACCGGCTCTTCCCCAAGGCCTTGCTTTTTTCATTCATACCATTTCAGGGAGGCATCAGGATTGAGGAAATAGTCACAATTTATCTATCCCACATGTCCTGTTTGGGAACAGTGGAGCTGCCGAGTTAGAGAAGTGTTTCTGCCAGGTGGTGTTCACCTCAGACAGGCTGAGGCAGACTGCTGCCTCCTTTGAGGATGGAAAACGCTCTTCGTTTCTGCTCCTCACAACCTTCCTGATCATGGCCCTCATGGTCACCTGACCCGTTTCTGAGACCTTTccagaggaggaaacagaagtTCTGGGAGGAACTTAGCTCAGTTTAGctctgggaggaagtgaggggcAGAATTAGGGCAAGCCAGGTATCGGAATGGGTCAGTTTGGGGCAGCACTTGCTGTAGATGTGAGCCACCAGGGCTATTTCTACTCAGCTGGCTTGTGTGCATATAGAATGCTGATGTTGCTGGTTCTGGATAGCTTCAGGTTAATCTGTGTTGTCTGGGAACATCTAAcacatttccttccttttccccaggGCTTATCAATGAGGCAGATTCGATTCCGGTTTGATGGACAACCAATCAATGAAACAGACACGCCAGCCCAGGTATGAAGTAGCCCTGTGCACCAGGGTCCACCAGGGTCTGTGGTTTGGGAACACTGTTGTTTGAGAATAAGACAGGTGCAAACAAAATGGCGTGTTTCTGCAATGACCTTAATTATTGGatttcaaattttgaatttttgagattattttctcAAATGAAGAAGTGGCACTGCCAAAcatatttttgctgttttgagcTAGAGCCCAAGTATAGCACCAACACCCTCCACCCTCAGGGCCATGGCAGTCACTGATGAACCCATATGCAGGGTGCTGTGGGGTACACAGCTCCTGTGATCCTGACAGCTTAGTGCCAACCACTTGGTCTttattggagtttttttttttttttttttttttttggttttcgagacagggtctctctgtagctttggtgcccgtcccggaactagctcttatagaccaggctggcctcgaactcccagagatccgcctgcctctgcttcccgagtgctgggattaaaggcgtgctccaccacacccggcgaatctattttcaatgaccCCGTTTTTCTCTCAGTCCTTCACTGTGATTATTCTCCTATGAATCTTGTCAGAAGTCAGTAGATAGTAATTACTGTGACCCCACCTTCTCCTTGCATGCTACACTAGTGTAGCGGAAGCTGTTTGGAGCATGGTATCACTGTGTATTCACCTCTGACAtttcctgtcccctctcctgggcCTGCCTTGACAACTTGGATAGCTGGAGATGGAGGATGAGGACACCATTGACGTATTCCAGCAGCAGACAGGAGGAACAGCTTCCCGAGGGACCGTCCCCACACCCGATCATTGTCTTGACATCTGCTATTGAATGGTGACCATGCAGCCACACCAATCACAGAAGCGTCAGCAGAAGCCAGAGTCCCTGACTGGTTCTCCTTTTCTGATGTGCTTGGAGCGGACTACAGACATGATGCAGGGATGAAAGTGTTGTGTAGCGCATTGCCTTTAGTGGAAACGAGAGCAAGGTTTTGggatttgtttatgttttcatttctgcttcctcccatcCCTAAAATATTTTTCCCCAAAACTTGGAGCTGGGTGTGGACTCAGCCTGCCACCTGACTCTGACCCCCAGAACTGTGGTTGCTTTTAGAGTGATTTGCCCTGGTCAAGGAGAGAGCTGGTGGTCCCGTTTCCCATGGGCTTGCCTATGGGATGTTGAgatgggagagagggacagaattGTTGTAGGTATAGAATATTAAAACATTGAAATACTATCAGCTTGAGCTTTGTCAAATGGTAAAGTTAAAGGGAAAAGACCATTGGAAGGAGTCCTTATGTACTGTGACCCAACTTCTCCTGACATGCCCCCTTTCTACTTGGCATCTGGTAATGGGTACATGGGCAGGGTTGGTAAGGTGGGACCCACTCTCTTTCCTTGTTATAATATAGAAGAAAGTAACTGCCATGTCTCATTTGGAAATTGAATGTGGCCTCAGATTATTTTCTAGTCTTGGTTCCAATGCATaattatggtttctgtgtaaGAAGGTAATTGGTTAAGTATCAAGCTTACAGTGATGCTGTGTAAGACCTGCTTTAAAGTGTGGT
It encodes the following:
- the Sumo3 gene encoding small ubiquitin-related modifier 3 translates to MSEEKPKEGVKTENDHINLKVAGQDGSVVQFKIKRHTPLSKLMKAYCERQGLSMRQIRFRFDGQPINETDTPAQLEMEDEDTIDVFQQQTGGTASRGTVPTPDHCLDICY